The following proteins come from a genomic window of Sorex araneus isolate mSorAra2 chromosome 1, mSorAra2.pri, whole genome shotgun sequence:
- the FPGS gene encoding folylpolyglutamate synthase, mitochondrial isoform X1: MSRAHGHLRAALSLAGLSPRGARSGAAARRGCSAWPAPQEPGMEYQEAVRMLNTLQTNASYLEQVKQQRGDPQTQLEAMERYLARSGLQVEDLDQLNIIHVTGTKGKGSTCAFTERILRSYGLKTGFFSSPHLVQVRERIRINGQPISPELFTKHFWHLYHRLQETKDSSCVSMPAYFRFLTLMAFHVFLQEKVDLAVVEVGIGGAYDCTNIIRKPVVCGVSSLGIDHTSLLGDTLEKIAWQKGGIFKPGVPAFTVAQPDSPLAVLRDRAQQISCPLYLCPPLEALEEGGPLLALGLEGEHQRSNAALALQLARCWLQQQRDQQDVGELKESGPRLVRQLPLAPVFRPTPPMRLGLRETEWPGRTQVLRRGPLTWYLDGAHTSSSVLACTRWFKQALQSRKRPGGGPEVRVLLFNSTGDRDPAALLKLLQPCRFDYAVFCPNLTEVSSTGNADQQNFMVTLDQVLLRCLEHQRLWGRLAEEQSGLHLWEPPAAPEPGGPASLRLAPRLPPAPRPSSLVFSCISHALQWISQGRDPVFQPPGPPQSLLTHPVAESGASALRGAVAVHVLVTGSLHLVGGVLKLLQPTLSQ; this comes from the exons ATGTCGCGGGCCCACGGCCACCTGCGCGCGGCACTGTCCCTGGCGGGGCTCTCTCCGCGCGGCGCAAGgagcggggcggcggcgcggcgcggctgCAGCGCGTGGCCCGCGCCGCAGGAACCGGGCATGGAGTATCAG GAGGCGGTACGCATGCTCAACACCCTGCAGACCAATGCCAGCTACCTGGAGCAGGTGAAGCAGCAGCGGGGAGACCCCCAGACGCAGCTGGAGGCCATGGAGCGCTACCTGGCCCGGAGCGGGCTGCAG GTGGAGGACCTGGATCAGCTGAACATCATCCACGTCACCGGGACCAAGGGAAAG GGTTCTACCTGTGCCTTCACCGAACGCATCCTCCGGAGCTATGGCCTGAAGACAGGATTCTTCAG CTCTCCGCACCTGGTGCAGGTACGTGAGCGGATCCGCATCAACGGGCAGCCCATCAGCCCTGAGCTCTTCACCAAACACTTCTGGCACCTCTACCACCGCCTCCAGGAGACCAAG GACAGCAGCTGCGTGTCCATGCCCGCCTACTTCCGCTTCCTCACGCTCATGGCCTTCCACGTCTTCCTCCAAGAGAAG GTAGACCTGGCCGTGGTGGAGGTGGGCATTGGCGGGGCGTACGACTGCACCAACATCATCAG GAAGCCTGTGGTGTGCGGGGTCTCCTCGCTGGGCATCGACCACACCAGCCTTCTGGGGGACACGCTGGAGAAGATTGCGTGGCAGAAAGGCGGCATCTTCAAG CCTGGCGTGCCTGCCTTCACCGTGGCCCAGCCCGACAGCCCCCTGGCCGTGCTGAGGGACCGCGCCCAGCAGATCTCT TGTCCACTCTACCTGTGCCCGCCGCTGGAAGCGCTGGAGGAGGGCGGGCCgctgctggccctgggcctggaggGGGAGCACCAGCGCTCCAACGCCGCCCTGGCCTTGCAGCTGGCTCGGTGCTGGCTGCAGCAGCAGCGGGACCAGCAGG ACGTCGGAGAGCTGAAGGAGTCCGGGCCGCGCCTCGTGCGGCAGCTGCCCCTGGCGCCCGTGTTCCGGCCCACGCCCCCCATGCGGCTCG GGCTTCGGGAAACAGAGTGGCCTGGCCGCACGCAGGTGCTGCGCCGTGGACCGCTCACCTGGTACCTGGACGGTGCACACACCTCCAGCAGCGTGCTGGCCTGCACGCGCTGGTTTAAGCAGGCGCTGCAAAGTCGCAAGAGGCCAGGCGG CGGGCCCGAGGTGCGAGTCTTGCTCTTCAACTCCACTGGCGACAGGGATCCCGCAGCCCTGCTGAAGCTGCTGCAG ccctgccgtTTTGACTATGCCGTGTTCTGCCCGAACCTGACGGAGGTGTCGTCCACAGGCAATGCGG ATCAGCAGAACTTCATGGTGACGCTGGACCAGGTGCTGCTCCGCTGCCTGGAGCACCAGCGGCTCTGGGGGCGCCTGGCCGAGGAGCAGAGCGGCCTGCACCTCTGGGAGCCCCCCGCGGCGCCGGAGCCTGGCGGGCCCGCCTCCCTGCGGCtggccccccgcctgccccccgccccccggcccagcTCCCTGGTCTTCAGCTGCATCTCGCACGCCCTGCAGTGGATCAGCCAAGGCCGGGACCCCGTGTTCCAGCCGCCCGGGCCCCCCCAGAGCCTCCTGACACACCCCGTGGCCGAGAGCGGGGCCAGCGCGCTGCGGGGGGCGGTGGCCGTGCACGTGCTGGTCACCGGGAGCCTGCACCTGGTGGGCGGTGTGCTCAAGCTGCTGCAGCCCACCCTGTCCCAGTAg
- the FPGS gene encoding folylpolyglutamate synthase, mitochondrial isoform X2 codes for MSRAHGHLRAALSLAGLSPRGARSGAAARRGCSAWPAPQEPGMEYQEAVRMLNTLQTNASYLEQVKQQRGDPQTQLEAMERYLARSGLQVEDLDQLNIIHVTGTKGKVRERIRINGQPISPELFTKHFWHLYHRLQETKDSSCVSMPAYFRFLTLMAFHVFLQEKVDLAVVEVGIGGAYDCTNIIRKPVVCGVSSLGIDHTSLLGDTLEKIAWQKGGIFKPGVPAFTVAQPDSPLAVLRDRAQQISCPLYLCPPLEALEEGGPLLALGLEGEHQRSNAALALQLARCWLQQQRDQQDVGELKESGPRLVRQLPLAPVFRPTPPMRLGLRETEWPGRTQVLRRGPLTWYLDGAHTSSSVLACTRWFKQALQSRKRPGGGPEVRVLLFNSTGDRDPAALLKLLQPCRFDYAVFCPNLTEVSSTGNADQQNFMVTLDQVLLRCLEHQRLWGRLAEEQSGLHLWEPPAAPEPGGPASLRLAPRLPPAPRPSSLVFSCISHALQWISQGRDPVFQPPGPPQSLLTHPVAESGASALRGAVAVHVLVTGSLHLVGGVLKLLQPTLSQ; via the exons ATGTCGCGGGCCCACGGCCACCTGCGCGCGGCACTGTCCCTGGCGGGGCTCTCTCCGCGCGGCGCAAGgagcggggcggcggcgcggcgcggctgCAGCGCGTGGCCCGCGCCGCAGGAACCGGGCATGGAGTATCAG GAGGCGGTACGCATGCTCAACACCCTGCAGACCAATGCCAGCTACCTGGAGCAGGTGAAGCAGCAGCGGGGAGACCCCCAGACGCAGCTGGAGGCCATGGAGCGCTACCTGGCCCGGAGCGGGCTGCAG GTGGAGGACCTGGATCAGCTGAACATCATCCACGTCACCGGGACCAAGGGAAAG GTACGTGAGCGGATCCGCATCAACGGGCAGCCCATCAGCCCTGAGCTCTTCACCAAACACTTCTGGCACCTCTACCACCGCCTCCAGGAGACCAAG GACAGCAGCTGCGTGTCCATGCCCGCCTACTTCCGCTTCCTCACGCTCATGGCCTTCCACGTCTTCCTCCAAGAGAAG GTAGACCTGGCCGTGGTGGAGGTGGGCATTGGCGGGGCGTACGACTGCACCAACATCATCAG GAAGCCTGTGGTGTGCGGGGTCTCCTCGCTGGGCATCGACCACACCAGCCTTCTGGGGGACACGCTGGAGAAGATTGCGTGGCAGAAAGGCGGCATCTTCAAG CCTGGCGTGCCTGCCTTCACCGTGGCCCAGCCCGACAGCCCCCTGGCCGTGCTGAGGGACCGCGCCCAGCAGATCTCT TGTCCACTCTACCTGTGCCCGCCGCTGGAAGCGCTGGAGGAGGGCGGGCCgctgctggccctgggcctggaggGGGAGCACCAGCGCTCCAACGCCGCCCTGGCCTTGCAGCTGGCTCGGTGCTGGCTGCAGCAGCAGCGGGACCAGCAGG ACGTCGGAGAGCTGAAGGAGTCCGGGCCGCGCCTCGTGCGGCAGCTGCCCCTGGCGCCCGTGTTCCGGCCCACGCCCCCCATGCGGCTCG GGCTTCGGGAAACAGAGTGGCCTGGCCGCACGCAGGTGCTGCGCCGTGGACCGCTCACCTGGTACCTGGACGGTGCACACACCTCCAGCAGCGTGCTGGCCTGCACGCGCTGGTTTAAGCAGGCGCTGCAAAGTCGCAAGAGGCCAGGCGG CGGGCCCGAGGTGCGAGTCTTGCTCTTCAACTCCACTGGCGACAGGGATCCCGCAGCCCTGCTGAAGCTGCTGCAG ccctgccgtTTTGACTATGCCGTGTTCTGCCCGAACCTGACGGAGGTGTCGTCCACAGGCAATGCGG ATCAGCAGAACTTCATGGTGACGCTGGACCAGGTGCTGCTCCGCTGCCTGGAGCACCAGCGGCTCTGGGGGCGCCTGGCCGAGGAGCAGAGCGGCCTGCACCTCTGGGAGCCCCCCGCGGCGCCGGAGCCTGGCGGGCCCGCCTCCCTGCGGCtggccccccgcctgccccccgccccccggcccagcTCCCTGGTCTTCAGCTGCATCTCGCACGCCCTGCAGTGGATCAGCCAAGGCCGGGACCCCGTGTTCCAGCCGCCCGGGCCCCCCCAGAGCCTCCTGACACACCCCGTGGCCGAGAGCGGGGCCAGCGCGCTGCGGGGGGCGGTGGCCGTGCACGTGCTGGTCACCGGGAGCCTGCACCTGGTGGGCGGTGTGCTCAAGCTGCTGCAGCCCACCCTGTCCCAGTAg
- the CDK9 gene encoding cyclin-dependent kinase 9, with amino-acid sequence MQRDAPARAPAPAPRLPAPPTGASAGLGGGGGGGSGGGGGGGASAAPAPPGLPGTTSPRGPGGGRRAEEAGSAPRGRKWPWRRKWRGRGGPWSAAAGPGAGAAAAAAAGGGGGALEAAMAKQYDSVECPFCDEVTKYEKLAKIGQGTFGEVFKAKHRKTGQKVALKKVLMENEKEGFPITALREIKILQLLKHENVVNLIEICRTKASPYNRCKGSIYLVFDFCEHDLAGLLSNVLVKFTLAEIKRVMQMLLNGLYYIHRNKILHRDMKAANVLITRDGVLKLADFGLARAFSLAKNSQPNRYTNRVVTLWYRPPELLLGERDYGPPIDLWGAGCIMAEMWTRSPIMQGNTEQHQLALISQLCGSITPEVWPNVDKYELFEKLELVKGQKRKVKDRLKAYVRDPYALDLIDKLLVLDPAQRIDSDDALNHDFFWSDPMPSDLKGMLSTHLTSMFEYLAPPRRKGSQITQQATNQSRNPATTNQTEFERVF; translated from the exons ATGCAGCGGGACGCACCGGCCCGAGCCccagccccggcgccccggctccccgcgcccccgACCGGGGCCTCCGCCGgcctgggcggcggcggcggcgggggcagcggcggcggcggcggcggaggcgcCTCTGCAGCTCCGGCTCCTCCTGGCCTCCCGGGAACTACAAGTCCCAGGGGgcccggcggcgggcggcgggcggaaGAGGCGGGGTCGGCGCCGCGAGGCCGGAAGTGGCCGTGGAGGCGGAAGTGGCGCGGCCGCGGAGGGCCCTGGAGCGCGGCGGCGGGACCCGgagcgggcgcggcggcggcggcggcggcggggggcggcggcggcgcgctgGAGGCGGCCATGGCCAAGCAGTATGACTCGGTGGAGTGCCCCTTTTGTGATGAGGTGACCAAGTACGAGAAGCTGGCGAAGATCGGCCAGGGCACCTTCGG GGAGGTGTTTAAGGCCAAGCATCGCAAGACCGGCCAGAAGGTGGCTCTGAAGAAAGTGCTGATGGAGAACGAGAAAGAGGGG TTCCCCATTACAGCCTTGCGGGAGATCAAGATCCTTCAGCTCCTAAAGCACGAGAACGTGGTCAACTTGATTGAGATCTGTCGGACCAAAG CTTCCCCGTATAACCGCTGCAAGGGGAGCATCTACCTGGTGTTCGATTTCTGCGAGCACGACCTGGCGGGGCTGCTGAGCAACGTGCTGGTCAAGTTCACGCTGGCCGAGATCAAGAGGGTCATGCAGATGCTACTCAACGGCCTCTACTACATCCACCGCAAcaag aTCCTGCACAGGGACATGAAGGCCGCCAACGTGCTCATCACCCGAGACGGGGTCCTGAAGCTGGCGGACTTTGGGCTGGCCCGGGCCTTCAGCCTGGCCAAGAACAGCCAGCCCAACCGCTACACCAACCGCGTGGTGACGCTCTGGTACCGGCCCCCGGAGCTGCTGCTCG GGGAGCGGGACTACGGCCCCCCCATTgacctgtggggtgctgggtgcaTCATGGCGGAGATGTGGACCCGCAGCCCTATCATGCAGGGCAACACGGAGCAGCACCAGCTCGCACTCATCAGCCAGCTCTGTGGCTCCATCACCCCGGAG GTGTGGCCAAACGTGGACAAGTACGAGCTGTTTGAGAAGCTGGAGCTGGTCAAGGGCCAGAAGCGGAAGGTGAAGGACAGGCTGAAGGCCTACGTGCGCGACCCCTACGCGCTGGACCTCATCGACAAGCTGCTGGTGCTGGACCCTGCCCAGCGCATCGACAGCGACGACGCCCTGAACCATGACTTCTTCTGGTCCGACCCCATGCCCTCGGACCTCAAGGGCATGCTGTCCACCCACCTGACGTCCATGTTCGAGTACCTGGCCCCGCCGCGCCGGAAGGGCAGCCAGATCACGCAGCAGGCCACCAACCAGAGCCGCAACCCCGCCACCACCAACCAGACGGAGTTCGAGCGCGTCTTCTGA